The proteins below come from a single Eucalyptus grandis isolate ANBG69807.140 chromosome 3, ASM1654582v1, whole genome shotgun sequence genomic window:
- the LOC104435926 gene encoding protein CHLOROPLAST IMPORT APPARATUS 2, whose amino-acid sequence MASCLSGGSRTYALDLDIIKSPTTSTRTSQTSSSPCSTISESSDSPLAICTRKPRTQRKRPNQTYNEAAALLSTAYPNIFSSKHLTNHPRESTKSHQILADESSELLLPFRVVDDDFGSGYLLPHHQPKQDKCFSQLEPKFSPSREKPCQSPGENEIQSKGSDLDACWEGFQEDFDAESILDEEMEEGIIDSIMGNLSADTSASHRTLYSDPVYGNRPPLGFGMRRGVSAWRDVSEVNWWNFPTVDVREISPKLNRSSSSAEKKKRSKVEKSAAESRDTEEPPKEDPTPKPMEGLLLKLNYDEVVDAWSGKGSPFPDDSDGAGNDVSARLAQIDLFSESGGLREASVQRYKEKRRTRLFSKKIRYQVRKVNADQRPRMKGRFVRRPNGSTSASKMKG is encoded by the exons ATGGCTTCCTGTCTAAGTGGAGGCAGCAGAACTTATGCTCTCGATCTCGATATCATCAAATCCCCAACAACATCAACCCGAACCTCGCAAACATCATCATCGCCATGTTCGACAATCTCCGAATCCAGCGACTCACCACTTGCAATCTGCACCCGGAAGCCCCGGACACAGAGAAAGCGTCCCAACCAGACGTACAATGAAGCGGCTGCTTTACTCTCCACGGCCTATCCAAACATTTTCTCCAGCAAACACCTGACAAACCATCCACGTGAATCCACCAAATCCCATCAAATCCTCGCTGATGAATCCTCGGAACTGTTGCTTCCTTTTCGAGTCGTGGACGATGATTTTGGTTCCGGGTACTTGCTCCCGCATCACCAGCCAAAGCAAGACAAGTGCTTTTCCCAACTCGAGCCCAAATTCTCGCCTTCTCGCGAAAAGCCTTGCCAGAGCCCAGGGGAGAACGAAATCCAATCCAAGGGCTCGGATTTGGACGCTTGCTGGGAAGGGTTCCAAGAAGATTTCGACGCTGAATCCATCTTGGACGAGGAAATGGAGGAAGGGATCATCGACAGCATCATGGGAAATCTCAGCGCCGACACCAGTGCGTCCCATCGAACGTTGTACAGCGACCCGGTTTATGGGAACCGACCGCCTCTGGGATTTGGAATGAGAAGAGGAGTGAGCGCGTGGAGAGACGTCAGCGAAGTGAACTGGTGGAACTTCCCCACCGTCGATGTCCGCGAGATATCCCCGAAGCTCAACCGGAGCTCCAGTTCggcggagaagaagaagaggagcaagGTCGAGAAGAGCGCGGCCGAGTCCAGGGACACGGAGGAGCCGCCCAAAGAGGACCCCACTCCGAAGCCGATGGAAGGGTTGCTGCTGAAACTGAACTACGATGAGGTCGTCGACGCTTGGTCCGGCAAGGGCTCGCCGTTCCCCGACGACTCCGACGGCGCCGGCAATGACGTCTCT GCGAGGTTGGCCCAGATTGATTTGTTTTCGGAGAGCGGCGGACTGAGAGAAGCAAGCGTTCAGCGCTATAAGGAGAAGCGGCGCACTCGCCTCTTCTCCAAGAAGATTAGGTATCAAGTCAGAAAAGTTAATGCTGATCAACGGCCCAGAATGAAG GGTCGATTTGTGAGAAGACCGAATGGGAGTACGTCCGCGTCGAAGATGAAAGGATGA